The following nucleotide sequence is from Candidatus Zymogenaceae bacterium.
GGCGTCCGGATCGGTCTTTGCATAGACCACGCCCACATCCGCCACCGGCCCGTTGGTGATGAACATCTTGGTGCCGTTGATGATGTATTTGTCACCCTTCTTTACCGCCCGGGAACGCATGGAGAGAGCATCGGACCCCGCCTCCGGCTCGGTGATGGCGATAAAGCCTATCTTCTTCCCCTCAATGAGGTCCGGCAGGTATTTCTTCCGCTGCTGTTCATTCCCGTTTCTGAAGATATTCTCCGTGCACAGCACCGCATGGGAACCGTAGGTGTTCGCCGTGGAGGCGCACCCCCGGCCCAGCTCTTCCATCACCAGCACACATGAAAGGAGGTCGGCGCCGATACCGCCGTATTCCTCCGGGATGGAAATGCCGAACAATCCGAGCTCCGCCATCCCGCGAAAATTCTCCTCCGGGAAGATGCCGTCCTGATCGACGTCCGGCGCCCGGGGGATGACTTCCTTGTCCACAAACTTGGCCACCGACTCCTTGAGCATGCGCTGCTCGTCGGTCAAATCAAAATTCATCCTGATCCCCGATAAATGGTTTTTCGTTATTCGGTTTTCCTGCCCACCAGTATCTTTGGAGTGAAAATCACGCAGTCCTCGTCCCGCTGATTCTTGATCCGGCCGTCGTAGGCAATGGTGCCGGTATGCTCGTCCCGCTCTTTCATCTCGGCCACTGTGGCCTCGCACCTGATTGTGTCACCGATCTTGATGGGCGCGGTAAACCGGATTTTATCCATGCCGTAAAAGGCGATGAATTTTTTCGGAGTAAAGACATACGGACCCAGGCGAAACACGAGGGCGGAACCGATGGTGAGCCCAAGCATACCGTGCGCGATGCGCTCGCCGAACATAGTCTTGGCGGCGTACTCCACGTTGGTGTGGATGGGATGCCAGTCGCCGGTGATCCCGGCGAACATCACGATATCGGTCTCCGTGATTGTCCTGCCGGGGGATACCAGAGTTTCACCTGTCTGGTAATCCTCAAAGAATACCTTTTCCATATCACAGTCTCTTTCGTGTGATGATTGTAATGAAAGACCGGGGGAATGAAAAAACTACGGCAGTAGGATACTCCTTATATCCATCCCACCCCTCTCTTACACCCGTCCCCTTCCCTTCTCACCTTTTTCGCCTTCCCGTCATCCCTCCATCCCGATTGACAGACGAAACCGCCCGCCTTGTTTCGAAGTACCAACGCCCCCCCGGTCTTCAGTGTCACTCTCAGTCGAGAATTTCAAAATGTTTAATATCCGCTATGCTGCCTGTTCGCTTTTCCTCGAACACGGCCTTCACCCGGGCGCCGACCCTCACTTTTTTAGGATCGGTGCTGTCCAGGAAGAAGGGGAGCAGCGTATCGGCGCCGTCCAGCCTGATGAAGGCGTATCCGTAGGGAACCGGCTGCTGATACCCGGTGCTCGGGTCCACGAAGCCGAACTGGATGATGGTGCAGACGACGACCTCGCCCTCATCGGACACCTTCACCCGCTCATCCATCGCCACGTAACACCTGCCGCAGACCTTTCTGGGCGGTACGTAGACCCTCCCGCACTTTGGGCACTTCACGCCGTAAAACGCCTTGTTATCCTTCAGCTCTTTCAGGAACATCGAGCCGTGCCGGCCGACACTCCAGTTGAAGGGCTGAAATGCCTCGCCGGACTCTATGGTTAAAAGCTCGACTCCTTCGTTTTTCTGGGTCATGATTATCTCCCGTCAAAAACGTCCATTACGACGGTTTCTTTTTACCTAACAGCATCACGTCGGCCCAGTTGCAGCCGCCGAACCCTGTGCATAGGGCATAGTTGACGTCCTTCTGAACCTGGCGATCCCCTGCCTTGCCCATGATCTGCAACGCCCCCTCTCCCACGCGGATGATTGCGGTGGCGCCGATGGGATTGGAGCTCATCACGCCGCCGGATGGATTCACCGGCAACTCGCCGTCCATATCGGTCACGCCGTCCCATACCAGCTTCGGCCCCTCGCCGGGCCCACAGAAACCGATGGACTCCATCCACTTCAGCCCGGCATATGAATAGGGCATATACAGCTCACACACGTCAATTTCCTTGAGCGGCTCCTTGATGCCTGCATCTTCGAACACCTTCTTCGCCGCTGTTTCCAGGGTGTCGTTTCGATCCCAGTTGATATCTCCCAGGAAGACGTAATTGTGACGGTTGTGCGTGGAGACCACCCATGCCGGTGTCGGGGCGATCTTTTCCGCCACATCCTCCGAGGCGAAGATCACCGCCGCCGCCCCATCCGTCCGGGGACACATATCGCTCATCCTGAGGGGATAGGCCAGCATCTGATTCTGCTCGCTGGTCACCAGGAGGTCCACGATCTGATCCACCTCCATTCCCTTCATCCATTCCTGATGGAGCTGGGAATAGGGATTGTTCAGTGCATGGAGCCGCTCACGCACCGCCACCCGGGCGCCGTCCCTTTCCGTTACGCCGTAATTATCCATGTACTTGCTCGCCTCAACCGCCAGGCCGGCAATGGCCCCGCCGAACCTCGTGCGCTCCCAGACAGGATTGAATGCGGTAACGATGGCGCCGGTGGTGTCGGATTCGGAATTCTTTTCCCACCCGATGGCGAGAACCCGATCGAACATCCCGGAGGCGACATGATAATAGCCGCACATGGCAACCGTTGTGCCGGTTGTGCCGCCGGTGGTAAGCTTGAAAATCGGCTTCATCACCGCGCCGGAGCCTTCAGCGCTCCAGCAATCGACATAATTGACCCCTTCAAAGTGATCCATGTTGCCGATAACGATAGCATCTATATCATTTATGGTCAGTTCGGCATCGCTCAGGGCGGTATGAACCGCCTCGTTGATCAGCTCAACGCCGTTTACATCCTTTCTGGAGCTGCGCTGATACGTCTGGCCGAAACCTACAATCGCTACTTTTTTTCCCATGACATCCTCCCTTACACGCCCATGACGAACACGCAGTGAGACTGACCGCAGGCGCCGTTGATGCCGTGGGCCAGGGCGGTCTTGGCGCCCTTTACCTGACGCTTCTCCGCCTCCCCTCGAAGCTGCAGAACAGACTCGACGATCCGTGTCATGCCCGCCACCAACACCGGGTGGGCCGAGATGACGCCGCCCGACGGGTTGACCGGCAGGTCACCGTCCATGGCTGTGGTGCCTGACTTCAACAGCTCCACACCCTTGCCCTCTTTTGCAATACCCAGTCCTTCGTACCACAACGGCTCCATGTACGAATAGGCATCGTACAGCTCAACCACGTCCAGGTCCTTCAGGGGATTCTTGACACCGGCCATCTTGTAGGCTTTTTTCGCCGCCGCATCCAGGGCCCGGGAATTCGCCAGGTCACGATATCCCAGGGTATAGGCGTCGGATATATGTCCCACACCCTTGATCCAGACCGGGCTCTTCTTGAATCGTTTGGCGCCCTTCTCCGTGGCAAGAACCACCGCAGCGGCGCCGTCGCTTATGGGCGAGCAGTCCAACAGCTTCAGGGGATCGGCGAGCATCTTCGACTTCATCACGTCGTCCACACCTATCTCCATCGGAAGCTGGGCATGCGGATTGTTCATGGCGTTCTTATGATTCTTCACCGACACCAGGGCGACATCCTCTTGCGTCGCCTTGACCTTCTCCATATACATCCGGGCCTGAAGCGCCGCGGATGATGTGGCGTCGACACCCAGTGAGCGATGAAAGATCGGATCGAACATCGCGTTGGTAATCAGGTTCATCACCGCCTCGGACCCCTTGATATGGCTCACCACCAGGGTTGTCTCGAAGGAGCCGGACAAAGCCCGCATCATGCCGTAGAGCACGCCGAAGGTTCCGTCGCCCTCCACGGTGGAGATGTCCTTGTCCCAGCTTCCCGCGGCGTCCTGGACGGCCATGGACGAGATGGTTCTGCCGTCCCAGAAATCGTTGGAGACGGTGACGATGTTGTCGATATCACCGATCTCCCCGCCGGCATCGGCAAGGGCCTTGGTGGCCGCCTCAAAAACCAGCTCGTCGAAGGTATCCTCTTTACGCCGTTCGTAGGTGGTCTGTCCCACCCCGACAATGGCTACCTTTTCCATCGTATCTTTCCTTTGTTTGTTTTATTCCGGGGCGAAATGTGAAATATCGAGAATGTTCCCTTCTCGCTTCTCACGAAACACCGCTTTGACCCTCATGCCCACCTTCAAATCCTTTGGGGCGGCACCACCAATAAGATGGAGCATGGAGCCGTCGGCTCCGTCCAGCTTGATGAGTCCGTACATCAATGGGGGCTTATCGGGCTGCATGCTGTGGGAATAGTTGACCACAGTAAAGGATTCCAGTGTACCGGTATCCTTTACCTGGACCCACGTGTCAGCGGGCACAAAGCACTCGCCGCAGTTCTTCTGGGGGGGTACATATACTTTATTGCACTTGGGGCATTTTGTACCCCAGAGTTCTTTCTTATCCCTCAGGGCCACCAGGAACCGGCTCCCCACCTCCCCCACATACCACTTGTAGGGAACCTTAATACGCCCTTCGAAATATACGTTTTCTACCTTATCCAACCATTCGGCCATTGGGCTTTCCTCCTCCGCACGGGATAAGACGGGGGGCGGCCCGATTGGGCCGGCCCCGCATATCGTCCGTTTTGTTAGGTACCATTACTTTTTAATCTGGGGAAGTCCCAACATCTCCCGCGCCTGGGCGACTGTGGCTATCGGGCGATTGAGCTCCTCTGCGATGCGCTTGACGCGTTCCACAAGCTGCGCGTTGGATTTTATCTTCTCACCCTTTTTGTAATAGAGGTTATCCTCCATACCCACTCGTACATGTCCGCCCATGATGATGCCCAGCGTATTCATCGGCAACTGGTACGGACCCACACCGATGAGGGAGAACATGGACTGGGGCGGAAGCTCGTTGATGAGAGACAGGACATTCGCCGGAGTCGGGAACGACGAGGTCTGAAACCCCATCACATACTGCACCATATAGGGCGCATCCAGATTCCCCTCCATTATCAGGTCCTGCATCACCCAGTACTGTCCCGGATGATACAGCTCGATTTCCGGCTTGATCCCCTTTTCCTTCATGGTCTTCGCATACGTGTTGACATCGGCATAACTTGCGGGAATGCACGCGTCAAACGTGAACGCGGGACGGGGATGGAGCAAAGGTTCCGCCCGTTCCTTCAGGGGGACCTTCAGTACAAACGGTCCCAGGTTCAGACTGGCCATGTCCGGGGCCGGGTCCGCATAGAGGCAGCACATGCGCTCCTCGGTGGAGAGATGGGGGCCGCCGCCGGTGGTGTTGTTGATGATGATATCCGGGCATCGCTCGCGAATGAGCTTGTTTATCCGGGAGTAATCATCCGGGTTGTTGGTGGTCATGGCAAGGTTATCCGGAACTCTGGCATGCAGATGCACCGATACCGCGCCGGCCTTATAGACCTCGTAGACCGCGTCGGCCTGCTCTTCGGCGGTTTCGGGAAGGAGCTCGTGGGCTTCCTTTCCCTGGACGCCGCCGGTAATGGCGCAGGTAATAATCAACGGGGGAAATGCGCTCCTTCTGGTCCGATCCATCCACTGGTACGGATCGCGATAGTCCCACATATAGTCTTCAGGCTTCATGTGGACCTCCTTTGATAATAGATCTGAGTGGAAAAATATCTGTACTTCTCTATAGCATGTTTCCGTCTTGAAACAGACACGAAACACTTGGTGATCTCGGGGCGTCGATGAATGGTGAGCGAAAGGTAATTCATGAAATGATGAGAATATAGTAATTTACTTTTCGCAACGCCCGGCGTGCGGTGAATGACCGTATGAGCATAAGATGTGATGTTCAAAGATGATTAGGCGTCGGTCTTTTGCCGCCTGCGGGGAAGTTTGTTTAAAGCTTAAATTTATACTTTAAGCTTATAACCTATCCACACAAAAAATACAATGAAAAAAACAAACCTGCAAGAAATTTTTGTCACCATATAAATTTCTTCGTACCGGCTTTTGTAATGGTATATAATGTACGGTGAAAAAAATGACATGAAAAACCTGAAACATAATAAAAAAGATTGACATAGTTTCAAGGCTTTGCTATAAAATGTTAAAGCTTGAAGTTATACTTCATGCTTTGGAGTGAAATCAGTAGGGAAACGGGCCATCGCCCGAGAGAAATAGTCTTCAGAGCCGCTCCGGCAACCGCCGGACGACTCTCATCTATCACCAAGATTCAGGAGGTTATGATGTTCAAAACGGCAATTACGGAGATGTTCGGCGTCAAGTATCCTGTCATCTGCGGCGCTATGCAGTGGCTATGCACCCCGAAGCTGTGTGCCGCTATCTCCAACGCCGGGGGACTGGGCAACCTTACCGCAGGCAACTATGAAACGGAAGAAGACTTTCGGGCCGCTGTGAAAGAGACCCAAAAACTGACCGACAAACCCTTTTTCGTGGGACTGACGATCCTGCCGTCGGTGCGTATCACACCCGGTCATCACCGGATGTACGCCGAGGTATGCGCGGACATGGGAGTCGCCGGCATGGAAGTTTCCGGCGCACCCCTCGATCGGGGGATCGGACCCGACATTATCGACGTGCTGAAAAAGGGCAACGTCAAGATGTTCCACAAGGTGGGCGCGGTGCGCCACGCCGTGCACGCCGAGAAGGCCGGGTATGACGGCATCTACGCCGCGGGCATCGAAGAGGGCGGACACCCCCTCAACGACGACGTGACCACCATGATCCTGACACCCCGGATCAAGAGTGCGGTAAAAATACCGGTGGTAACGGTGGGAGGCATCGCCGACGGCCGCTCCCTGGCCGCAGCCCTCACCCTCGGCGCCGATGGCGTGATGATGGCGACCCGATTCGTGGCCACCACCGATTGCGAAGTGCACGACAATATTCGCCAGGAACTGGTGAAACGCCAGGAATTCGAAACGGTCCTCTGGGGCGGATCCCTGGGTCTGCAGGGCCGGGCGCTGAAGAACAAGATCATCGAGGAGGTTCTGGAACTGGAGGAGAAGGGAGCCGGTTTCGAGGCGCTCTATCCGCTGATCGCCGGCGAGCGCATCAAGAACGCCTGGGAGCAGGGAAACGCGGAAGACGCCCCGCTGATGGTGGGTCAGTCCGTCGGATTGGTTAACGACGTCATGAGCTGCAAGGAGCTTCTGGAAAAAATGGGGAAGGAAGCTGCGGAGGTACTCAAGGATACCGTTAAAAAGGTATCGTAAGAAAGCTTTCCCGTTGAGTTGAAAACAGAACGCCCGGGGGAATTCCCCCGGGCGTTTTTTTTACATACTGTTCGCCGTATGAACCGTTACGCTTTCCCCATCTTCTCAAGCTCCATGTCCCGAAGTTTTCTCCTCAGGATCTTCCCAACCGCGCTCTTCGGAAGTTCATCGACAAACTCCACAATGCGGGGGATTTTATAGGCCGCGAGGTTTTCCCTGCAGTAGTTTTTTATATCATCTGCTGTGGCTGTCTCACCCTCTTTGAGAACGATAAACGCCTTGACGTTTTCTCCGCGATACTCGTCCGGCACGCCTATGGTACAGGCCTCCAGGACCTTCGGGTGGTCATACAGTACCCCGTCCACCTCCACCGGATAGATGTTATAGCCGCCGGCGATGATCATATCCTTCTTGCGGTCCACAATGGAGAGATAGCCGTCTTCGTCGAAGGTTCCCATGTCCCCGGTCAGGAACCATTGACCTTTCAACACCTCTTTTGTCTCTTCCGGCTTCTTGTGGTATCCCATCATTATCTGGGGTCCCTTGATGCATATCTCTCCCACCCCGCCGATCTCCTTGACGTCCTTGCCTGTTTCCGGATCCACAAGCTTGACATCGGTATCGGGCACGGGGATACCCACGGTCCCGGGCTTGATGGTGCCGCCCCAGGGTGTGACGGTGGCGATGGGGGTCGTTTCGGTTGATCCGTAGACCTCACATATGAAGGCGCCGGTCAGCTCGTGCAGGTCGCGGATGGTGTCCGCAGCCAGGGGCGCGGATCCGGAAAAGAATCCCTTGAGGCAACTGAAATCGAGTTTCCTGAATTCCGGATCATTGAGCAGTCCCACAAAGATGGTGGGGGCGCCGGGGAGAAATGTCGGCTTCCATTTTTTTATCATATCGATGATGCTGGCCGGCTCCGGCCGGGGGATAACCAGGTGCTCGAACGCCTTCCAGATAAAAAAGTTCTGGATCGCGGTGAATCCGGCGGAATGAAACACCGGAAACGTTCCGATCAACCGCTCCTCTCCCGATTTCAGGTCGGGGAACCAGGCTGCAAACTGTTGCACGTTGCTGCTCAGGTTCGAGTGGCTCAGCATGACCCCCTTGCTGACGCCCGTCGTCCCGCCGGTATATATGAGAGTTGCCAATTCGTCCCATACGCTCTCGTCCTTCACCGGCTCGGTGGAGTATTTTTTTATTAGATTCTTGAAGACATACAGGTTCTCGGTCTCTTCAATCTTTCTGTACATCTGCTTTTTCACGAGGGGGAAGAGCTGTCTTATCGGAAAAGGGAGATACGAGTTGATGTGGCAGGCAATAATCTTTTCAATTTTCGTCTCGGACTGGATTTTCTCGATACGGGGGACGAGAAGCGCCATGGTAACGATGGTTTTCGCATCGGAATCATCAAGCTGATAGGCCAGTTCCCGCTCGGTATAGAGCGGATTGTTCTGGGCCGTCACGGCGCCGATGCGTAATATGGCCAGATTCGTAATGATGGTCTGGGGAAGATTCGGAAGACAGACCGCCACCACATCTCCTTTCTTGACTCCAAGATCCTTCAACGCCTTGGAGAACTGATTGACCATATCGTTGAGTTGTCGGTAGGTGATTTTGTTCCCCATGTAGTTGAGAGCGATGGCATTGGGATGCTCTTCCGCCGAACGGGTGAGTGCCTGTGAAATAGTAATTTTTTCGTAGTCCAGACTGGTCGGTACGCCCGGAGCATATGATTTGTGCCAAATGCGTTTTTGCATCGATTACTCCTTTTTTGACCCTGTGTTGTATATGTAAAGCAACGTATGTTACATACGATAGAAAGCGGGAGCAATCTCCGGTACGGGCTCAGATGTGATGACTGTACGGCGATGATTCGACCGGGAGGAAAACGACGCGTCGTCTTTAGGCTTTGTGATGATATTTCAGGGTGAGTCGGTTATACATGCATTGATGGATAGGCAGGTAGATCCACCGACAAAACCAAAGCATAAAGTTTTACTTTAAGCTTTTTGTTTTGTGATATACCAAAGTCTTAAAATACTGTCAACTTATTTTATTTAAAAAAAATCGATTGATGATACCATCAACACCCACCCTCATCCCCCCTGCCGGGCCGCATCGTCCCCCTTCACACCCACAAAGAGACCGTATCCCAGGCGACGGAACATTCCCCTCGGCACGGCCCTGAACATGGTATGTCTCATATATCGGCGAAATGCCCGATTCGTCACGACGAGGGCGAAAAATCTCCCCAGACTCAAAAGATACTCGCCGAATCGATACCTTCCCAGCTCATCCAAAAACTGACCGATAATCCTGAAATGCCGGGGGCGGGCGACGATGTTCGAAAGGCCGGCGTCCCGCAACAGCGTGATCCACCCATCCGCATCGGGAATGCCGGATGGAATCTCAAGGACGTCTTCCACGTACGACGCCATCGATTCGTTGGGCGGCTCGTGCCATATCTCCTCGTTCACCCCCACTCTCCCCCCGGGAACAGTCGCCCGAACGTAGTCCCTTACCGCCTCCCTCTTCTCCGACACAAAGGTGGTTGCCGACTCGCTCATGACGACGTCGAACACACCCTCACGAAAGGGGATATGCCGCGCGTCCGCACACACGAACATCACCCGCACATCATCCCCCTCCCGCCGGGCGCGCTCCCCGGCCCGTGAGAGCATCATGAGGTTTCGATCCAGCGCCACGACCCGACAGCCGATCCGGCCCGCAAGCATCGACGTCGTCACCCCCACTCCGCATCCGATTTCGAGGACCAGGGAATCGGCATCGATACCGCACAGCCCGATAAGCTCGTCGGTGGCGCGCCGTCCCCCCATATGCTTTGTGGCGCCCCAGTAGGCCTGAACGTCGAAATAGGTTGCGGGGACGGTGCGAACGGACGGCCGCGCCGTGTGCTTCTTTTGGCTCATGGATGCCCGGCTCCCTCGTGATGCGGTCTGTCGGTTTTTTTATGCGGGTGATGCGAGCTGAATATCAATGAATAACGAACGATACATAAAAAACCCGCCGCTCTACTGAGATGTCACGGTATTCCGCTCACACCTCAGATAAACCGGCAGGTCCTTTTTTCATGGTAGGCGGTACTGGATTTGAACCAGCGACTTCCACCGTGTGAGGATGGCACTCTAACCACTGAGTTAACCGCCTGTGACTGTGCAAAGACAAACATATCGAAACACCCGGTATTTGTCAAGATATAAAATCTCCTCCGACCAGTTTCATTTTCGATCGGAACCGTTCCGTAAGCGATCGGTGAGTAATCAATTTTTTTCATCCGGTTTTCCCCTATTTTCCTTGCAAACCGATATCGGTATTGATATATTAAAAGGGGAAAATATACCTCATATGACAGGGTGTATCTTATGGTGCATTGCTGACTCTGTCACATACTCACGTTATTCACTGACTGAAATTGATCCATCCCAAACGGGGCATTGTCGCATGTACCAGACTCTGCCGTGGGTTTCTTTGGCCTAAAAACAGCGGGAGACAAAGACATGCCATACAAATTTATACACAGTATCGAGAAACTCCCCCAATTATCCCCGGATGAAAAGGCCGAACTGAAAAGTGTGACGGATACGTTCGAGTTTTTGTCCAACGACTATTACCTTTCACTGGTGAATTTCGACGATCCGAACGATCCGATCAGGCGCATCATCATTCCCCACCCCGACGAGCTCTCCAACTGGGGGAGCCTCGATGCCTCACATGAAGACATCTACACCAAGGTTCCGGGGCTTCAGCACAAATACCGTGAAACCGCCCTGCTCCTGGTAAGCGATGCATGCGGGGGACTGTGCCGGTTCTGTTTTCGAAAACGCCTCTTCATCGGCGACGGGAACGAGATAGAACGGGACGTCTCCGACGGACTGGATTATATCCGGGAGCACCCGGAGATCACGAACGTTCTGCTCACCGGCGGAGACGCCCTGATGCTGTCCACCGGGAGGTTGGAGGATATCATCCAGCAGATTCGGGAGATCGAGCACGTTAAAATCATCCGCATCGGCACCCGTTTGCCCGCATTCTATCCCTATCGCATCATCGAAGACCCGGGCCTGATCGATATGATCCACAAGTACAGTCTCAGCGACCGGCGGATCTACTTCATGACCCACTTCAACCACCCCCGGGAGCTGACCGACCTCGCCGTACAGGCCATGTACATGCTCAGGAGCTCAGGCGCCGTCACGGTAAACCAGACCCCGATCATCCGGGGCGTCAACGACGACAGCCGTACCATGGCCGAGCTGTTCAAGAAACTCTCCTATATCGGCGTCCCCCCCTACTATATCTTTCAGTGCAGGCCGGTGGTGGGCAACGAGAACTACGCCGTGCCGGTGGAGGAGGCGTATCATGTTATCGAGGGCGCCAAGGGGATGGTATCGGGCCTGGCGAAGCGGGCGCGGTTCACCATGTCCCACATGACCGGCAAGCTCGAGGTGATCGCCGTCACAGGCGGGATGACCTATTTCAAATACCACCAGGCTGCGGATATCAGAGACATCGGGAGGGTACTGTCATTCAAGAGCAATCCCGGTGCCTACTGGCTGGACGACTACCTGGCCCGGGATACCCTCAAAAAGGCGAACTGACAGACACCCCTATATCAGAAGTCCGCCGTCCGCCA
It contains:
- a CDS encoding MaoC family dehydratase N-terminal domain-containing protein — encoded protein: MEKVFFEDYQTGETLVSPGRTITETDIVMFAGITGDWHPIHTNVEYAAKTMFGERIAHGMLGLTIGSALVFRLGPYVFTPKKFIAFYGMDKIRFTAPIKIGDTIRCEATVAEMKERDEHTGTIAYDGRIKNQRDEDCVIFTPKILVGRKTE
- a CDS encoding Zn-ribbon domain-containing OB-fold protein; this encodes MESGEAFQPFNWSVGRHGSMFLKELKDNKAFYGVKCPKCGRVYVPPRKVCGRCYVAMDERVKVSDEGEVVVCTIIQFGFVDPSTGYQQPVPYGYAFIRLDGADTLLPFFLDSTDPKKVRVGARVKAVFEEKRTGSIADIKHFEILD
- a CDS encoding thiolase family protein, with protein sequence MGKKVAIVGFGQTYQRSSRKDVNGVELINEAVHTALSDAELTINDIDAIVIGNMDHFEGVNYVDCWSAEGSGAVMKPIFKLTTGGTTGTTVAMCGYYHVASGMFDRVLAIGWEKNSESDTTGAIVTAFNPVWERTRFGGAIAGLAVEASKYMDNYGVTERDGARVAVRERLHALNNPYSQLHQEWMKGMEVDQIVDLLVTSEQNQMLAYPLRMSDMCPRTDGAAAVIFASEDVAEKIAPTPAWVVSTHNRHNYVFLGDINWDRNDTLETAAKKVFEDAGIKEPLKEIDVCELYMPYSYAGLKWMESIGFCGPGEGPKLVWDGVTDMDGELPVNPSGGVMSSNPIGATAIIRVGEGALQIMGKAGDRQVQKDVNYALCTGFGGCNWADVMLLGKKKPS
- a CDS encoding thiolase family protein; the encoded protein is MEKVAIVGVGQTTYERRKEDTFDELVFEAATKALADAGGEIGDIDNIVTVSNDFWDGRTISSMAVQDAAGSWDKDISTVEGDGTFGVLYGMMRALSGSFETTLVVSHIKGSEAVMNLITNAMFDPIFHRSLGVDATSSAALQARMYMEKVKATQEDVALVSVKNHKNAMNNPHAQLPMEIGVDDVMKSKMLADPLKLLDCSPISDGAAAVVLATEKGAKRFKKSPVWIKGVGHISDAYTLGYRDLANSRALDAAAKKAYKMAGVKNPLKDLDVVELYDAYSYMEPLWYEGLGIAKEGKGVELLKSGTTAMDGDLPVNPSGGVISAHPVLVAGMTRIVESVLQLRGEAEKRQVKGAKTALAHGINGACGQSHCVFVMGV
- a CDS encoding Zn-ribbon domain-containing OB-fold protein, translated to MAEWLDKVENVYFEGRIKVPYKWYVGEVGSRFLVALRDKKELWGTKCPKCNKVYVPPQKNCGECFVPADTWVQVKDTGTLESFTVVNYSHSMQPDKPPLMYGLIKLDGADGSMLHLIGGAAPKDLKVGMRVKAVFREKREGNILDISHFAPE
- a CDS encoding 3-keto-5-aminohexanoate cleavage protein, which produces MKPEDYMWDYRDPYQWMDRTRRSAFPPLIITCAITGGVQGKEAHELLPETAEEQADAVYEVYKAGAVSVHLHARVPDNLAMTTNNPDDYSRINKLIRERCPDIIINNTTGGGPHLSTEERMCCLYADPAPDMASLNLGPFVLKVPLKERAEPLLHPRPAFTFDACIPASYADVNTYAKTMKEKGIKPEIELYHPGQYWVMQDLIMEGNLDAPYMVQYVMGFQTSSFPTPANVLSLINELPPQSMFSLIGVGPYQLPMNTLGIIMGGHVRVGMEDNLYYKKGEKIKSNAQLVERVKRIAEELNRPIATVAQAREMLGLPQIKK
- a CDS encoding nitronate monooxygenase, with translation MFKTAITEMFGVKYPVICGAMQWLCTPKLCAAISNAGGLGNLTAGNYETEEDFRAAVKETQKLTDKPFFVGLTILPSVRITPGHHRMYAEVCADMGVAGMEVSGAPLDRGIGPDIIDVLKKGNVKMFHKVGAVRHAVHAEKAGYDGIYAAGIEEGGHPLNDDVTTMILTPRIKSAVKIPVVTVGGIADGRSLAAALTLGADGVMMATRFVATTDCEVHDNIRQELVKRQEFETVLWGGSLGLQGRALKNKIIEEVLELEEKGAGFEALYPLIAGERIKNAWEQGNAEDAPLMVGQSVGLVNDVMSCKELLEKMGKEAAEVLKDTVKKVS
- a CDS encoding long-chain fatty acid--CoA ligase, which codes for MQKRIWHKSYAPGVPTSLDYEKITISQALTRSAEEHPNAIALNYMGNKITYRQLNDMVNQFSKALKDLGVKKGDVVAVCLPNLPQTIITNLAILRIGAVTAQNNPLYTERELAYQLDDSDAKTIVTMALLVPRIEKIQSETKIEKIIACHINSYLPFPIRQLFPLVKKQMYRKIEETENLYVFKNLIKKYSTEPVKDESVWDELATLIYTGGTTGVSKGVMLSHSNLSSNVQQFAAWFPDLKSGEERLIGTFPVFHSAGFTAIQNFFIWKAFEHLVIPRPEPASIIDMIKKWKPTFLPGAPTIFVGLLNDPEFRKLDFSCLKGFFSGSAPLAADTIRDLHELTGAFICEVYGSTETTPIATVTPWGGTIKPGTVGIPVPDTDVKLVDPETGKDVKEIGGVGEICIKGPQIMMGYHKKPEETKEVLKGQWFLTGDMGTFDEDGYLSIVDRKKDMIIAGGYNIYPVEVDGVLYDHPKVLEACTIGVPDEYRGENVKAFIVLKEGETATADDIKNYCRENLAAYKIPRIVEFVDELPKSAVGKILRRKLRDMELEKMGKA
- a CDS encoding class I SAM-dependent methyltransferase; translation: MSQKKHTARPSVRTVPATYFDVQAYWGATKHMGGRRATDELIGLCGIDADSLVLEIGCGVGVTTSMLAGRIGCRVVALDRNLMMLSRAGERARREGDDVRVMFVCADARHIPFREGVFDVVMSESATTFVSEKREAVRDYVRATVPGGRVGVNEEIWHEPPNESMASYVEDVLEIPSGIPDADGWITLLRDAGLSNIVARPRHFRIIGQFLDELGRYRFGEYLLSLGRFFALVVTNRAFRRYMRHTMFRAVPRGMFRRLGYGLFVGVKGDDAARQGG
- a CDS encoding KamA family radical SAM protein; protein product: MPYKFIHSIEKLPQLSPDEKAELKSVTDTFEFLSNDYYLSLVNFDDPNDPIRRIIIPHPDELSNWGSLDASHEDIYTKVPGLQHKYRETALLLVSDACGGLCRFCFRKRLFIGDGNEIERDVSDGLDYIREHPEITNVLLTGGDALMLSTGRLEDIIQQIREIEHVKIIRIGTRLPAFYPYRIIEDPGLIDMIHKYSLSDRRIYFMTHFNHPRELTDLAVQAMYMLRSSGAVTVNQTPIIRGVNDDSRTMAELFKKLSYIGVPPYYIFQCRPVVGNENYAVPVEEAYHVIEGAKGMVSGLAKRARFTMSHMTGKLEVIAVTGGMTYFKYHQAADIRDIGRVLSFKSNPGAYWLDDYLARDTLKKAN